In Jaculus jaculus isolate mJacJac1 chromosome 4, mJacJac1.mat.Y.cur, whole genome shotgun sequence, a single genomic region encodes these proteins:
- the LOC101616666 gene encoding aquaporin-12-like, with product MAGLNVSLSFFFAICALCEVARRTSKTLLPAGAYASFAREVAGAAQLAACCLEMRALVELGPWAGGFGPDLLLTLVFLLFLVHGITFDGASANPAVALQEFLMAEASLPSTLLKLAAQALGAQAACSLTRSLWAWELSDLHLLQSLMAAHCSSALRTSVPHGALVEGTCAFVFHLSLLRLRHSLPIYRVLAVALLVTVIAYTAGPYTSAFFNPALAASVTFHCSGNTLLEYCQVYWLGPLTGMVLAVFLHQGHLPRLFQRNLLYRQKNKYRTPKGRLAPGSVDTQMPTKACSGHELARARTAAARLQLSHLTQ from the exons ATGGCTGGTCTGAACGtgtccctctccttcttctttgcAATCTGTGCCCTCTGTGAGGTGGCCAGGAGGACATCCAAGACCCTGCTCCCAGCAGGTGCTTATGCCAGCTTTGCACGGGAGGTGGCAGGTGCAGCTCAGCTGGCAGCTTGCTGCCTGGAGATGCGGGCACTGGTGGAGCTGGGCCCATGGGCCGGAGGCTTTGGGCCCGACCTGCTGCTGACACTGGTCTTCCTGCTTTTCCTGGTGCATGGGATCACCTTTGATGGTGCCTCGGCCAACCCTGCTGTGGCCCTGCAGGAGTTCCTCATGGCAGAGGCATCTCTGCCCAGCACGCTGCTGAAGCTGGCTGCCCAGGCACTGGGTGCACAGGCTGCCTGCTCCTTGACTCGGAGCCTGTGGGCCTGGGAGCTCAGTGACCTGCACCTGCTTCAAAGCCTCATGGCTGCACACTGCAGCTCAGCCCTGCGGACATCCGTGCCCCACGGCGCACTGGTGGAGGGCACCTGCGCCTTCGTCTTCCACCTGAGCCTCCTCCGCCTGCGGCACAGTCTTCCCATCTACAGAGTGCTGGCTGTGGCCCTACTGGTCACTGTCATAGCCTACACAG CTGGGCCTTACACATCGGCCTTCTTCAACCCTGCCTTGGCTGCCTCTGTCACCTTTCATTGCTCCGGGAACACCTTGCTGGAATATTGCCAGGTGTATTGGCTGGGCCCTTTGACAG GAATGGTCCTGGCTGTCTTTCTCCACCAGGGACACCTTCCCCGCCTTTTCCAGAGAAACCTGCTCTACCGGCAGAAGAACAAGTACCGAACCCCAAAAGGGAGGCTGGCCCCAGGCTCTGTGGACACCCAGATGCCCACAAAGGCATGTAGTGGCCATGAGCTGGCACGAGCCAGGACAGCAGCTGCAAGGCTCCAGCTGAGCCACCTTACTCAGTGA
- the Gpr35 gene encoding G-protein coupled receptor 35, protein MNKTCDSLPWSSTVSYVFLAYSALVLALGLLLNGLALWVFCRHMHRWTETRVYMSNLAAADLCLLCSLPFMLYSLQYTSDTPLCQLSQGAYLLNRYMSISLVTAIAVDRYVAVRHPLWARRFRSPRQAAAVCVALWVVVASSLVVRWHLGLQEGGFCFRSHSRHNFSTTVFSLLGFYLPLAIVVFCSLQVVTTLARRPVTDMGQAVVTSKAARMVWANLVVFVVCFLPLHVVLTVQISLSLHSCTVRQALSITSRLSDANCCLDAICYYYMAKEFQDASTLAISPSSRLHKSHDSQSLTLS, encoded by the coding sequence ATGAACAAAACGTGCGACTCCCTCCCCTGGTCCTCCACAGTCAGCTACGTCTTCCTCGCCTACTCAGCCTTGGTGCTGGCGCTGGGCCTGCTGCTCAACGGCCTGGCGCTCTGGGTGTTCTGCCGCCACATGCACCGGTGGACCGAGACCCGCGTCTACATGAGCAACCTGGCTGCGGCCGATCTCTGTCTGCTCTGCTCGCTGCCCTTCATGCTGTACTCCCTCCAGTACACCTCAGACACGCCACTCTGCCAGCTCTCGCAGGGTGCCTACCTGCTCAACAGGTACATGAGCATCAGCCTGGTCACTGCCATCGCCGTGGACCGCTACGTGGCTGTGAGGCACCCACTGTGGGCCCGAAGGTTCCGCTCCCCACGGCAGGCTGCGGCTGTGTGTGTGGCCCTCTGGGTGGTGGTGGCGAGCTCCCTGGTGGTCCGCTGGCACCTGGGGCTGCAGGAAGGTGGCTTCTGCTTCAGGAGCCACTCCCGGCACAACTTCAGCACCACTGTGTTCTCCCTGCTGGGCTTCTATCTGCCACTGGCCATCGTGGTCTTTTGTTCCCTGCAAGTTGTGACCACGCTGGCCCGGAGGCCTGTCACTGATATGGGGCAGGCAGTGGTCACCAGCAAGGCTGCCCGCATGGTTTGGGCCAACCTGGTTGTGTTCGTTGTCTGCTTCCTGCCCCTGCATGTGGTCCTAACGGTGCAGATCTCCCTGAGCCTGCACTCCTGCACAGTCCGCCAAGCCCTCTCCATCACCAGCAGGCTCTCTGATGCCAACTGCTGCCTGGATGCCATCTGCTACTACTACATGGCCAAAGAATTCCAAGATGCATCCACGCTGGCCATATCCCCCAGTAGCAGGCTCCACAAGAGTCATGACTCCCAGAGCCTGACCCTTTCCTAG